A genomic stretch from Chaetodon auriga isolate fChaAug3 chromosome 17, fChaAug3.hap1, whole genome shotgun sequence includes:
- the LOC143335278 gene encoding synaptonemal complex central element protein 1, with product MVSCCCTSFVLCFIPGKSVLEEEIKETKSVSDSLQRELTALQIEAYQLEEIHKEKEELCRKLQFQSEESEQDSTRQFKQNKKSDELLEQYKCEIQELKLKHRKLRMKFENQLHQLIEQHKNLHSIFNPERLPVEMGSAKNTTSQLLSVEQMKLAQLHRLSQEVEKMKKQKQAGTTAAETQGEEKRVLVGSF from the exons ATGGTGTCATG TTGTTGTACCTCATTTGTACTGTGTTTTATTCCAGGTAAAAGTGTCCTGGAAGAAGAAATCAAGGAGACCAAGTCAGTCAGTGACTCTTTGCAGAGAGAGCTGACAGCTT TGCAAATTGAAGCTTACCAACTGGAAGAAATccataaagaaaaagaag AGTTGTGCAGGAAGCTGCAGTTCCAGAGTGAAGAGTCTGAGCAGgactctaccag GCAGTTCAAGCAGAACAAGAAAAGTGACGAACTGCTGGAACAGTACAAGTGTGAAATCCAGGAACTCAAGCTTAAACACCGGAAGCTGCG GATGAAGTTCGAAAACCAACTCCATCAACTGATAGAGCAGCATAAGAATCTGCACTCTATCTTT AATCCAGAAAGGCTCCCAGTTGAAATGGGGAGTGCTAAGAATACAACAAGTCAGCTGTTATCAGTTG AGCAAATGAAGTTGGCTCAGCTTCACCGCCTCAGTCAGGAGgtagaaaagatgaagaaacagaagcaggcagggacaacagctgcagagactcaGGGAGAGGAAAAGCGTGTGTTAGTAGGTAGTTTTTAA